The Aedes albopictus strain Foshan chromosome 1, AalbF5, whole genome shotgun sequence genomic interval TCTATGATCGCCATTTTCAATTTGTGATCGGTAAAAGCTGGCAAAGACAAAACATTCTGCGGTAATCTTTAATTCACGGTAAGTGTTTCAAGTCAAATATTGACCGTCCaacaaggggttggaaactctggCACCTTGAATTGTGTCGAAAGGTGTTTCTTgggtgtttttgggtgtttctgtgTGCTTGACAGTAACTTTGACGTATCTCCGCCAGACGTCAAATTTGTTCATCTTTTCCAATATTTCAGGCAACACTTCTGGATTGttttgttgtttcttgagtttctATCAGTGAGATTAATACAAATATTTTAGAGCTTCTTAAAACGGAAATTATTGCGGGACAAGCGACCATACACGTTCGACTCCCTGTTATGCTCCTACTACGTGAATTCCTCCACTACCTATTTCAGACAAATGAGATGGAACTGATCTTTTCCGGGTTGTGAGCGAAAATGTTAGGCGAAGGATTGCACAGTGGCATGACAATTACATAAGGTAAGAATCCAATTCAAATGATTCGGTGTGTTCTGATTTCTCCATATCCGTATTCAGAACAGAAGGCTCAGATCGGTACCAGCGTCGATATGGTCGGAAGGAGTTCAATAATCGTTGATCACAGCGACGTATTTCGGAGGCGATCGTAACGTAATATAAAATCTACGGTGACTGGAAGTGGCGGAAGTGGTAACGGTGAAGCAACACACTAAGAAACTAAACAAAATCCTGAAACGCAATGAGGCAGGTACGGCGTCCGACTTCCACCGGTACAAACCACGAAGTATAGTCAATACTTCCGGAGAACCGTCGCGAGATTTGCCTAGTAAGGATAGCTCTAGATAGAAAGTGCTACTACGACACGTCCGATTGGATCCAGCAAGTACAATTTACGACAGACAAACATCAGAAGCTTGACCGCTTGACGGTGATGGAGAGTCAAAGAGCGGTTGATCAGCTGTGAAAATACCACTGTCCGTATACATAGCAAATACCACGTAAGAGTTTTTCGGGTTTTTCGTTTAGAAAACAATTTGATGTTTTGTTTATATGTAACAATATCCTTTTTATTATACAACTGATAATGAAATACACTTCATTGGTTTTATTGAAATCATGATCCCGTCCAAAAAATAAGCTGACGAATAGGTCACCCGTTCGACTATTTTTCACATGATCCACCTGTCCCCCTCGCTTCTGATTGGTAGACGGCTGCTCTTCCGAGACTCAACTGTTCTCCGCCCTATCAGATTTTCATGCAATTCTGCTGTTGTACCAGAATCCAAGCCAGAATCTTCGTCCCGCCCAAGCCGCAGCTGGCCAGATTTGTCGCCGGAGCTGAGAGACCAGATTGGTCTCTCCTTCGTTTCAGCTTTGGGTGGATGTGTGGTGGCGAGGAAGTAGCACCGTGCTGTGACTGATGGCGGTTGACTAGACCAGTGACCTTCTTCAACTTCTGGTTGTTCTGTAAAAGAGTAATCACCGTGAGaaccacacagcaaaaaataatgtaaaaCGCCCCGACGTAATCATGCTGATGTACTAATAACAGCGACGTAACCGTGATTTTCATATGCAAAATTACACAGGTTGGATGCTAATCTACATCTTTCTTCAAATTACACAAATAAATTTTCACAAGTTTGCATTACGCCATACCTGTGTAATATTCACATGAAGAGAACGTGAATATTACACAGAAACAGCTGCAACCAAGTGGTTCCATTCAATAATGTGTGAAATTACACAGAAGCAATGTCATATTGCTCTTTTTCGATGCGATATTAAATCTAGCAACACTGGACTACTTTGTTGTTATCGGCCCGGTCGGCAAAGCGAGCAGCCATCTTGAAGTAGTCTTTCGTCGATAGAAGTTGAACTTTTATTTTGTTGCATTCTAAAGCATAAAGGCAAGCTTTATTCAAAAGACTAATATTTTAATTTAACTAATTAAACAGTTTTCATTTCAGCGGTGGTAGTCGATGCCGATATGCCTCCAGTGTTTAATAAACATCAATCGTTAGCTTCGAAATCGTACCACTGTAGCTGCCGCAGCTTAATTGTGAGTTTCTTCATTATTTTTCAGTATAATCCGgctaattatcacatttgtttgTTCCAGTTCCTGGACAGTATGGACCAGATACCATACAAGTGCTCAGACTGCACACCGGGAGACAATCTGCAGGTGGCGAATTACGGGTACTACAAGGTGGGCAAACACTAAGGTGGACGACGGATTCGATTCCAACGAGAGGAGTGCAATGTGTCCTCGCACGAAACCACATACAATTTTGAAAACGCCATGAACAAAACGGAGCGAGTGCGGCATATTGAACCCACGAGCTTATCAGAGAATTTGGAGTCAAGTACGCCGACCCGGCTGGATTCCAAGTTAGTGCCCCAGCCAACTTTTGCATTTTCCCCGGGTcaaaaatctgccaggaaaagctATCCGTGCCCTTAACCACCAACGCAAGCCGTGACTGTCAAGTATGATCCCTGCAAATACATGATTCCTACATTTGCCACCGACACGGCATCCTGAGGTCGTCAAAGCCCATTTGGTTTAGAAGCTGGTATTGACTGGTAAACCCCAACCGTGGTCCGTCGTAGTGATCTGTTCAAGCATGAAGGCATGGGAGAAGTTGATTTGCTCGAGGTTCATCAGGATTCTGGTAAGAATTACTACTTATTCTGGGTTCGAAGAAGCGGGTATTGAGAAACACATCTGCAcataaattattttttatctgGCCTACAATCTCACTAGTACAAAGCCTGTTCGTTCAGCTCAGTGTTCTTTAAACATTTCCTCAGTTACATTGTTACACATATTAGTTTTCCTTTTCCATGGTTGCTCGTGGCTTCATAGCTCGGCCTTCGTCGAAATCGTCGCGTTGTCGAAATCGGTGTAGTGCAGTGAGCTGGGGAGTTACAAGAGCAATGCAACGTTCACTCTGATCTGCCCATGGATCACAAATTCCGTGTTCCGATCATCAGGAACAACGGGAAACTTTGGAGTAGGATTGAAAACAACCGCAACTGCAGCATTTTGCCGGGTATTGTTTCATCCGTTACTCCCTCCAAGAGTTACAAGACTCTTCTCCACAATTTCCCCGGGAATCTCTCCGGCAattattcaagaacttctccagcagTTCCACCTGACTACCTCCAGGAGTTAtgggaattttctccagaatttcttcatggatttccaggaaattctcccccagcagttcctcaggaatctctcgaatatattttcatgaatttttccgaAAGCAGTAGTTATAAATCCGATGCGTTTTTTCCTTACAAAGCACAAGCTTTCCGCATAAAACAGTGTTTACCAGACTGCATTATCTCAAGTATATTTATGAgagatcctccaggattttgctGAGAATTCTTTTAATATTTCCCCGGGAATCTTgcaattccattaagaattcttccaggagttttcccaATAGTTGTCCTCTATTCCGCTAATTCTTCAGAAACCTCTTCAAGcgttccacggaaattcctccagaattttatagCGAATTTTTTCCAGTAGTTTCGTTGGAATCCCTCCATAgactctccaggaattttacggaaatttctccaagagttccacaagaattcctccagcatttatgTGAGActctctccaagatttttttcgaaattttcactAATTTCTCCATATTGGCACTGAaccttccctccaggaattttctggaaattcatcATTTTTATGGACATTCCACCGAGATTTCTCTTAGTATTCTCCGAGGAgtttcacagaaattcttccaatatttgcCTGAGAGTTTAACTAGGATTTTCCCGACGATGATTTAAGAAGTTCTCCgggaaattctttcggcaattcccaAGAAATTAATTCAAGAGTTTCTTGGAATCCCTTCCAGAAGGTACCCGTgaattttcttcaataattttccgGGAATCCCTGCAGTAGTTAGTTCTTCAGGAGCTCGTTCAACAGTTCCGCGGAAGTTCATTCACATCAGATGATCCCAATAAATTATCTCagggaattcgctggaattcatccatgggttTTTTCGAGGGTTCTTTAGAAATATTACAAGGAGTTCCATGAGAATTCCTATAGAGGATTACCAATAATTCATTAAGAATTTgtggtagaattcctccagaattttcttgaaaGTGTATCCATGAATTCTCTCGAAATTTCCCCATAGTTATTCAGGAAATTTCTAATAGTATTTCCCCAAAACCTGAGGCATTTATGTAAAATCCCTCCAATATATCGCTAGTATATCTCCcaaaaattcccctaggaattccagaaaaaattctctaagtttctcgagaattccttttagagttcctctagaattcctccaggaaatcctcgggtattccttcagaagttctctaggagttcctcggatattcttacaggagttcctcgggtattcatccatgagttcctcgagaattcctttaggagctccttggggattcctccaggagctcctcggggattcctcctaaagttcctcgggcattcctccaggaatttctcggcaatttctccaaaagtttatcGGGGATTTCgccagaagtttctctggaattcctccaggagtttcccggaaatatctccaggagttcctcggatattcctccattatttcctcgggaattcttccaaggagttcctagcgaattcctccaggagttcctcggaaattcccatggaaattccttcaagagttcttttgaaattactccaggagagcctcgggaattcctccaggagttcatcgggtattcttccagaagttcatcgggaattcctcctggagttactcagaaatttctcctggctgtcctctgaattcctccgggagttcctccagcagttccaaattactccaggagttcctcggaaattcctctgggagtttcctagaaatatctccaggaggtcTGCGGATATTCCTTCAccagttcctcgcgaattcctcctggagttcctcgaaaattcctcctggaatttctcgggaatccttccacgagtttctcagaaattcctccaggagttttgggGAATATCATCAGAAgtacctcgagaattcctccaggagttccccggaaatatctgcaggagttcttcgcgaatatctccagaagttcctcgaaaattcgttcaggatttcctcagaaattcctccaggagtttcttggaaatttctccgagagttcctcagaaatttctttggaatttcctcttgctcttcctcgggaattcatccaggagtttctcgggaattacttcaggatttcctcggcaattcctcctggagttcctcgggaattcttcctgaagttgctcggaaattcttcctgaagttcctcgggaattcctcctgaagtttcttgggaattcctcctggagtttctcaggaattgctccaggagtttctcgggaattcctccaagagttcctcgggaattctccagaagctcCCTATAAATATCTGcagcagttcttcgggaatatctccagaagttcgttgggaattcttcctggagctcCTTGAATATTTCTCCGGgagctcttcaggaatttctcaagaatttcctcgagtatttatccaggagttcctaggaatttttcatcaataattcctctgaaattcctccaggagttcttcgggagttgcttcaggagttcctcaggaattgctccaaaagctcctcgaggattcctctagggaatgtccccagaagttcttcgtgaattcctcctggagttccttgaaaatttcgcCGGGagctcttatggaatttctcaagaattttctctgaaatttctatttttccccaggagttcctcgggaattcctccaggagttacttggaaatttctccgggagctcctcagaaatttctttggaatttcttcatgcTCTTCCTCGGGAatgcatccaggagtttctcgagaattacttcaggatttcctcggcaattcctcctggagttcctcgggaattcttcctgaagttccttgggaaatcctcctggagttccacgggaattccatcaGTTCCAAGTTGCACCCagagtttctctgaaattcctctaagaattccttctgaagttcctcgggaatttctcctggtgttcctctgaattcctccaggagttcctcagaaattctttcatcagTTCCAAgttgctcccagagttcctctcaaattcctctaggagttcttcgggaattccttctggagttcctcgggaattgcttcaggagttcctcaggaattactccagttcCATTCCATCAGCTCCCAGGTGCAcccagagttcctctgaaatttctctaggagttcctcggaaattccttctgaagtcctCAAGAAATTATCCTGGTGTTactctgaattcctccaggagttccttaaaaattcttccatcAGTTCCAAGTTGCTctcagagttcctctggaattcctcctgaaattcctcggaaattgcttcaggagttcctcaggaattgctccagaagctcctcgagcattcctctagggattcgtcggaaattctctaggagctccccagaaatatctgcagcagttcttctggaatatctccggaagtTCCACGtcaattctttctggagttccttgaaaatttttccGGGAGcttatcaggaatttctcaagaagttcctcgaggattcatccaggagttcctacgattttttcatcaagagttcctctggtattcctccaggagttcctcggaaaatcctcatgaagttcctcggaaattcctcgaggagttcctcggtaattcttcctgaagttctccgagtattcctcaaggagttcctacaagagtttctcggaaattccttctggagttcctcggggattctttcaaaagttcctcgggaatttctcctgaagttcttcggaaattcctccaaaagctcttctgaaattcctccaagagtttctcgggaattccttcagaagttcctcggaaatccaACCAGAAGTTCCTCAGCAATTCCTCAGCAGTTccttagaaatatctccagaagttcttcgggaatttcttcagaagccctttggaaattcctcatggagtgcctctgaattgctgcagaagttcttcgggaattgcttcaggagctcctcggggattcctcctgaagttcctcagaaattccttcaggagttttttgggaatttcttcagaagttcctctgaatttcctctaggagtttctctggaattgGGTTCTTTGAGGGGTCCAGATTATTTCAcaatcagattctccgcccaaaaattagtcgaaatccaaaatttcttaatttttggaGTTTGGGAActgtttttaaaatgcatttaaagtttgtatgggaacattttttgttcgggttgaactgtcattttatcgatagaGCTGTCATTCTattcacgaaaattaaaactgttttgttaattaagCCATCAAAACAAtggtattgaaatccaataaaatcacgttatactcagaaaagtgAGCTCTTTCGGTAAGGCTATAATCAATAGcagtattttattcactaaacaacccaattcctcaaagagttcgttggaaattcttccaggagttcctcgggaattgctccagaagctgCTCGgggattcctcggaaattctccaggaactccccagaaatatctgcaggagttcttcgggaatatctccagaagttccgcgttaattccttctgaagttccttgaaaaaatttccgggaagttctcaggaatttctcaagaattacctcgaggatttatccaggagttcctaggaatttttcatcaagagttcctctggtattcctccaggacttcctcagaaactcctccaggagtttctcggaaattgcttcaggagttcctcggaaatttttcgagaatttcctcgaagatttatccaggaattccttggaattttTCACCAAGAGTTCCTCTTCCTGaggttctccgagaattcctcaagaagttcctaaaagagtttctcgggattcctcctggagttcctcgggaatttctccaagagttcctcgagaattcctcaaggagttccttgggaattcttccagaagttcttcgggaattcctcctgaagttcttcgggaattcctccaaaagctcttctaaaatccctccaagaattcccatcagttccccgggaatatcttcagaaattcctcgggaatttcttcagaagtcccttggaaattcctcctgtagTTCCTTTAAACagctgcaggagttcttcgggaattgctcctggagctcctcggggattcctcctgaagttccttgaaaattcctctaagaatttcttgaaaattccttcagtagttccttaggaatttcttcagaagttcctctgaatttcctttaggagtttctctggaattcttcaaagagttcttcgggaatcgcttcaggagtttctcaggaattactccaaaagctgCTCGGGGATTCCCCGGAAATTCTGCTCCctagaaatatctgcaggaattcttcgagaatatctccagtagttcctcgtgAATTTCATCAGgtgttccttgaaaatttctccgggaggttctcaggaatttctcaagaatttcctcgaagatttatccaggagttccttggattttttcaccaagagttcctcttcctgatgttctccgagaattcctcaaggagttcctaaaagagtttctcaggattcctcctggagttcctcgggaatttttccaagagttcctcgagaattcctcaaggagttccttgggaattcttccagaagttcttcgggaattcctcctgaagttcttcgggaattcctccaaaagctcttctgaaatccctccaagaattcctcggaaattcaaccagaagttccccagcaattcctccatcagttccccgggaatatcttcagagattcctcgggaatttcttcagaagtcccTTGGAAGTTCCTCCTGTAGTTCCTTTGAACagctgcaggagttcttcgggaattgctccaggagcttctcggggactcctcctgaagttccttggaaattcctctacgaatttcttgaaaattccttcagaagttcctctgagttcctctaggagtttctctggaattcttcaaagagttcctcgggaatcgcttcaggagtttctcaggaattactccaaaagctgCTCGgggattcctcggaaattctccaggagctccccagaaatatctgcaggaattctttgagaatatctccagtagtttctcgtgaatttcatcaggagttccttgaaaatttctccgggagattctcaggaatttctcaagaatttcctcgaagatttatccaggagttccttggattttttcaccaagagttcctttgaaattactccaggaattccttggaaattcctcctgaagctcctctgaattccaccaggagttccccaggaatccctcaagcagttcctcaggaatatctccagaagttcctagggaattgcCCAAGgaatccctcggaaattcctcttggagttcctcgggagttgctgcagggattcctcgggaattgctccagcagctcctcgaggattcttccaggaattcctcggcaattcctccaagaatttcttaaaaattccttcaggagttccacgggaatttctttagcagttcctcgaaatttcctccaggagttctcaggaaacatcatcaggagttccttgggatttccttcaggagtagAATTTTCCTcggaattgctacaggagttccccggaaattgcgacagaagttcctcggtaattgctccagaagttcctctggtattactccaggagatcctcgagaattgttccagcagttctgtgagaattgcttgaggagttccttgggaataccttcaggagttcctcagtaattgctccagaggtttctttggaacctcctggatgaatttccgtggaactcctggaggaattcccgaggagcaccTGAAGGAATTGTAGTGAACCTGCGGGAGAAATtcatggggaactcctggaggaatatccttgaaactcctagatgaattaccGGGGAACTCCTGAGAATACTGCCgtggaattcccaagaaaaactggatgcatttccgagGAGctactggaggattttccgaggagcaacttgtggaggaactcctggggatattctcgaggaactcttgacACTTTCGTCTCGGTTGAaatccgaagtttccccacacgcgacaatcgagttttctccaaatcctaacctaacgtcggacgtagtgcgctgggcagcggtCCGGGCCTCCATCCAGCGCGCTTTGCCGACGCACGGTTTAAGAGAAACATCGATttccgcgtgtcaaaaattccgat includes:
- the LOC115257083 gene encoding uncharacterized protein LOC115257083, which produces MPENLGDPTSQPRSPTTIQETLYRVQAAAEDHAEQPEVEEGHWSSQPPSVTARCYFLATTHPPKAETKERPIWSLSSGDKSGQLRLGRDEDSGLDSGTTAELHENLIGRRTVESRKSSRLPIRSEGDRWIM